The following coding sequences lie in one Gadus macrocephalus chromosome 1, ASM3116895v1 genomic window:
- the LOC132454935 gene encoding toll-like receptor 9 yields the protein MDNFKKVIFLLLSQLPLLRGRNPLFFPCDNNENGTEIYCTRRQLDDIPFFTSMNATFLDLSHTKIREVGPQKFSGIPNLTTLKMTWNCDPRSSKNTNNPPCGVRIDKDAFRSLHNLTYLYLAGNSLTTLPWLPESIKVLDLESNCIFNIIIPFGTPHLEQLLLTMNCYYENPCFQPFYINEDVYKELSHLKNLTLGYNNLTSIPLGLPASLIALDLQENTITEIPVEAFAHFPNLEELNLEWNCQRCDHAARICIPCPNNASLQLHPNSFYAKNSSIKKLRLRGNSLNNIPEGLFLPLTNLVMLDLSDNYLAHTIRNGTFFTDLKQLTWISLIYNYQPLKIFPDLILSPHLGNVSNLKTLLLSGNFFNTVSEQSLVVLSRLKQLKKLEMRMNFISNFNMNTLGMLPSLSRLDLSQNILSYHNVSSRYSLEQGSQDSNVFKDYSDSPMLPVSAYMYKTETENETCRTPNNIVFEMWYFNQKFCRNNLTIDLSQNNVIFLHEDVFDGMENVACLNLSYNYASQALRGRLFSRLKSLVYLDMSYNRIDLYYREAFTELNKTLKVLDLSHNEYHFRMKGMGHRLEFGGLKNLDVLNLANNGIGTRITPRLSSNSVKYMYFSGNHLDIMWGKEGQTYIQFFQDLKKLIYLDISQNMLRSFEQRQLCNLPVSIQAISISNNYLSTFPWLNLTCLGNLSHLNLSGNQLSSLPNSVTEFPPDFSVLDLSNNQISNLSDNFFSQAKALQCLYLNDNFLKVLNRQSIPFQLKNGTSVQLLTLHNNPFSCECYNSELEEFLRTSNTRIPYLTTAVQCGFPESLQGQSVLTVDQRSCQEIYGGLAFFLSTLFTCAFIALPLLRHLYGWDVWYCLQILWAGCKGYLHPSASCSPKHYDAFVVFDTNNQAVRDWVYNELVIRLESSGYRRFSLCLEERDWIPGLSCIENLHNAVHSSEKTVFVLSNGTRNGVGEATVNGVIQQTFFMVQQRLLDEKVDVAVLILLDKMFPKLKYLQLRTRLCKKSVMSWPRNPQAQPLFWNQMRTALSSDNLQLYDSNISESFI from the exons ATG GATAACTTTAAGAAAGTGATTTTCCTATTACTGAGCCAACTCCCTTTATTGAGAGGAAGAAACCCCCTGTTTTTTCCATGTGACAATAATGAAAACGGTACTGAGATATACTGCACTCGCAGGCAGCTCGATGACATCCCTTTTTTTACTTCAATGAATGCAACGTTTCTCGACCTAAGTCACACCAAGATACGGGAAGTGGGACCACAGAAATTCTCTGGAATTCCAAATCTTACCACTCTGAAAATGACGTGGAATTGTGATCCGAGAAgttctaaaaatacaaacaacCCCCCCTGTGGAGTCAGAATAGACAAGGATGCCTTCAGGAGTCTGCACAACCTCACTTATCTATATCTGGCAGGAAACAGCCTTACCACATTACCCTGGTTACCAGAAAGCATTAAGGTCCTGGATCTCGAGAGTAACTGCATTTTCAACATTATCATCCCTTTTGGAACTCCACATCTAGAGCAGCTCCTCCTCACAATGAACTGTTATTATGAAAACCCTTGTTTCCAGCCATTTTACATCAATGAGGATGTCTACAAGGAGCTATCACATCTAAAAAATCTTACCCTGGGATACAACAATTTGACATCAATACCACTAGGATTGCCAGCTTCACTTATTGCTCTGGACTTGCAAGAGAATACAATTACCGAGATTCCAGTAGAGGCATTTGCACATTTTCCTAACCTGGAGGAACTAAATCTAGAATGGAATTGTCAGCGTTGTGACCACGCAGCCCGCATTTGTATACCTTGCCCTAACAATGCCTCCTTACAGCTACACCCAAATTCATTCTATGCAAAAAACAGCTCTATTAAAAAACTGAGATTGAGAGGAAACTCTTTGAACAATATACCAGAAGGTCTTTTTCTCCCTTTGACAAATTTAGTGATGTTGGATCTCTCGGACAACTACCTGGCCCACACCATCCGTAATGGTACCTTCTTTACAGACCTAAAGCAGTTAACATGGATCAGCCTCATCTATAACTATCAGCCACTAAAAATATTTCCTGACCTGATCCTTTCACCACACCTGGGCAATGTCTCAAATTTAAAAACCCTTCTGTTAAGCGGAAACTTTTTTAACACTGTTTCAGAACAAAGCCTTGTTGTTCTGTCCAGACTTAAACAACTTAAAAAGCTTGAGATGCGCATGAATTTCATCAGCAATTTCAACATGAACACTCTGGGAATGTTGCCTTCCCTCAGCAGATTAGACCTCTCTCAGAACATACTGAGTTATCACAATGTGTCATCTAGGTACTCTTTAGAACAAGGCTCTCaggattcaaatgtttttaaagaTTATTCTGATTCACCCATGCTACCAGTATCAGCATACATGTATAAAACTGAGACTGAAAATGAGACTTGTAGAACACCTAACAATATCGTATTTGAAATGTGGTATTTCAACCAGAAATTCTGCCGAAATAACTTGACAATTGATCTTTCTCAAAATAATGTTATTTTCCTACACGAAGATGTTTTTGATGGTATGGAAAATGTTGCGTGTTTAAACCTGTCTTATAATTATGCAAGCCAGGCTTTAAGAGGTAGACTTTTCAGTCGCTTGAAAAGCTTAGTTTACCTAGATATGTCATACAATAGAATTGACCTATATTATAGAGAGGCATTCACTGAGTTGAACAAGACTCTGAAAGTGTTGGACCTCAGTCACAACGAGTATCACTTTCGTATGAAGGGAATGGGTCATCGTCTTGAGTTCGGCGGTCTAAAAAATCTGGACGTTTTAAATCTTGCAAATAATGGCATTGGAACTCGAATTACTCCACGACTGAGCAGCAACTCTGTGAAGTATATGTACTTTTCTGGGAATCACCTAGATATTATGTGGGGTAAAGAGGGCCAGACTTACATTCAATTCTTCCAGGACCTCAAGAAATTAATATACTTGGACATCTCTCAGAACATGCTACGTTCATTCGAACAACGACAACTCTGTAATCTACCGGTGAGCATTCAGGCCATCAGCATTAGCAATAATTACCTCAGTACTTTTCCATGGCTGAACCTCACATGTCTTGGAAATCTTAGCCATCTAAATCTTAGTGGAAATCAACTTTCATCTCTGCCTAACAGTGTGACAGAGTTTCCACCAGATTTTTCTGTCTTGGACCTCAGTAACAATCAGATAAGCAATCTTTCTGATAATTTCTTCAGTCAAGCCAAAGCTTTGCAGTGTCTCTATCTCAatgacaactttctcaaagtgCTGAACCGTCAGTCAATCCCATTCCAGCTGAAAAATGGCACTTCTGTTCAGTTGCTTACCCTACATAATAACCCTTtcagctgtgaatgctacaatTCAGAATTGGAGGAATTCCTGCGGACCAGCAACACACGTATTCCCTACCTGACCACTGCTGTTCAATGTGGATTCCCAGAGTCCCTTCAGGGTCAAAGTGTGCTGACAGTCGACCAGCGTTCCTGTCAGGAGATCTATGGTGGCTTGGCCTTCTTCTTAAGTACACTCTTCACATGTGCATTTATTGCTCTGCCATTGTTAAGACATCTTTATGGCTGGGATGTGTGGTACTGCCTGCAGATCCTATGGGCAGGATGTAAGGGCTACCTGCATCCTTCTGCCAGTTGCTCGCCAAAACACTATGATGCTTTTGTggtgtttgacacaaacaacCAGGCTGTGAGAGACTGGGTTTACAATGAGTTGGTTATCCGTTTGGAGAGCTCAGGCTACAGAAGATTCTCACTCTGTTTAGAGGAGAGGGACTGGATTCCTGGGCTTTCCTGCATTGAAAACCTCCACAATGCTGTCCATAGCAGCGAGAAGACAGTGTTTGTTCTGTCCAATGGCACAAGAAATGGCGTTGGGGAAGCAACAGTCAACGGTGTGATACAGCAGA